The Hordeum vulgare subsp. vulgare chromosome 4H, MorexV3_pseudomolecules_assembly, whole genome shotgun sequence genomic interval GCCGATGAGATTGACAGGGATGTTGTTCTGGAAGTCCTCCAGAAGCAGAGGTCCAATTGGCAGGTCGCGCTGCTGTTCTTCACTTGGGCGGCTGGTCTGCCTACGTATGAGCACGGTCCGAGGACATACATCGAGATGCTTGACATCCTTGGGCGGATGAAGAAGGTCAGGCTTATGAGACAACTCTTCGATGAGATTCCTGAACAACGCCGCGGGTTGGTCGTAACGAACATGATGTTTGCTGTCCTGTTGAACCGGTATGCAGGGGCTCACAAGGTGCAAGAAACGATCGAGATATTCTACAAGAGGAATGATTATGGGTTTGAGGTTGACTTGGTTGGATTCCAGATACTTCTGATGTCGCTCTGTCGTTACAAGGACGTCGAGGAGGCTGAGGCcctctttcttcagaagaaagatGAGTTCCCTCTTGTCATAAAGAGCCGGAACATCATTCTTAACGGTTGGTGTGTCAAGGGAAGCCTGCCTGATGCTAAAAGGGTTTGGAATGAGATCATTGCATCTAAGTTTAAGCCGGACCTCTTCACATATGGTACGTTCATAAATGCACTAACCAAAGCTAATTCATATCCTCTAAACACAAAAGTATTGAAATCCAGACACAAGTCAGGATTCTGGAGCATATTGTCAAGGTAACAGCTCAATCTGCATTTTCTAAGGTCTATGTGCATTGTTGTTGCATTATTGTAAGCTGCAACAATATAAACTTGCATATTCTAGGAGAAAAAAATAGGAGGTGGATGTACCAAGAAGTGTCATGTTTAATTTCCTCCATTTCATAATTCATGTCTGTAATTTAAGCGGGGCATTATTTTCTACATGAATTTGTCAAACTAACAATACAAGGCACTAAGCTTGTGTTACTCCAGGTGTGAGTTAGAAGTAAAAAAATGGTACCACCAGACTAGTTATCCATCCGTTTATACAATGATTAGATCACAAAACCGTACAGGTGGGGAGTGCCAAGTGTGAGCAGTAAACTTACGTCAGAAGTCCCAAATTCCTCCATGTACACGTGCGCGAGGCAGCCCCCAGCTGAATGCCCTATCAATGATAGTTTCTCATCTACAAAGCGTCAATAATTCACAGTAAGGATGAATGCTCTTACTTTTATAACCGTGCTCTTATCTTTCAGTAGGTAAGGACTGATAATTTGATCCCATCGCTTCCAAGTCTCAAATCA includes:
- the LOC123450746 gene encoding putative pentatricopeptide repeat-containing protein At3g15200 translates to MPPAPAYAVLASAFRTRNPICVHRWLAVFDWCMPAIRQNVSEVLPDAILPPGFRPSIVPRGYVLGSPRLCHTSASGDSLDVRVGEVLRVLKSCDADADLSKDLCRFADEIDRDVVLEVLQKQRSNWQVALLFFTWAAGLPTYEHGPRTYIEMLDILGRMKKVRLMRQLFDEIPEQRRGLVVTNMMFAVLLNRYAGAHKVQETIEIFYKRNDYGFEVDLVGFQILLMSLCRYKDVEEAEALFLQKKDEFPLVIKSRNIILNGWCVKGSLPDAKRVWNEIIASKFKPDLFTYGTFINALTKANSYPLNTKVLKSRHKSGFWSILSR